The nucleotide window GCATGGGCGGAGGCAATCGCGGCGGTGGCCGCACCACGATGAGCGAGATCAACGTCACGCCCATGGTGGACGTGATGCTGGTGCTGCTCATCATCTTCATGGTGACCGCGCCCCTCATCCAGCAGGGCGTGAAGGTGAACCTGCCGGAGACCAAGGCGGCGCCGGTGGAGGCGACCGAGAAGAAGGTCGTGCTCTCCATCGACGCGGGCAAGAAGGTCTACATCGGCGACGCGGAGGTGCCGCTCGAGGAGCTGGAGGCGAAGCTGGCCGCCAACGCCAAGGTGCAGGCCGACAAGGAGGTCTTCCTCCACGCCGACCGGGACGTGCCCTACGGCACCGTCGTGGAGGTGATGGCGGCCGCCCAGCGCGCGGGCATCAACAACGTGGGGATGATCACGGACCCCTCCACGGGGGCCAAGACGTCCAACACGCAGTCGACCTCGAAGAAGCCCAAGGAGGCGAAGCGCTAGCCCATGCATTCCGCGGTGAGCCACAGCCTGCTCCTCAGCAAGAGCTCACGGGTGTCGCCGTTCGTCATCGCGTCGGTGGTGGGGCACGTGGCCCTGCTGCTGGCGGGGATGCTGTACGCCCACCTCAACGCCGGGCCCAAGGTGGACCTCACCGCGCAGCCCATCCGCGCCACGCTGGTGCGCCAGGGCAAGCCGCGCGACTCCAAGCTCCTGCCGCGCAAGGAAGCGCTGCCGCCGCCGCCCAAGCAGGTGAACGCGCCCAAGCCCGCGCCCGAGGCGCCGCCCGCGCCCTCCTCCGCCGCCGTCGCGGTGCCCATCCCCGGCGTCAAGCCGGAGCCGTCGTCGGCGCCCAAGCCCACGCCCGTGAAGGGTGAGAAGGACGGCGAGGACCGGCGCAAGCGGCTGTTCGGCGCGTTCGACAAGACGGCCAAGGCGTCGGAAGAAGAGCCCGAGGGCGCCGAGGACGGCGACCCGGACGGCGACTCGGCCACCGCCGAGGGCGAGCGCTACTTCGGACTCTTGCAGGCGCAGGTGCGCCGCAACTACAGCGTCGCGGACACGATTCCGGAGTCCGAGCGGCTGCACCTCAAGGCCCTCGTGGCGCTGCGGCTGGGGCGCGCGGGCGAGGTGCTGGACGTGAGCCTCACCAAGCCCAGCGGCAATGATTTGTTCGACTCGGCGGTCGTCGCCGCCGTGCGCAAGGCCTCACCCTTCTCGCCTCCTCCCGACCACCTCCGAGACGCGCTGCAGAAGAACGGCGTCAACCTGATGTTCAACGCCCTATGAAAGCCCTGCTCCTCTCCCTCCTCCTCGTCCCGCTGGCGGCCTTCGCCCAGACGCCGACCATCGAAATCTCCGGCGCCAACTTCCGCCCGCTGCCGGTGGCGGTGGCCGCGCCCCTCACCCAGAACGAGGGCGCCAAGGGCACGGCGAACGCGTTCGACACCGCCTTCACCTTCGACCTCACCGCGTCCGGCATCCTCCAGGTGCTGGACCGCAAGAGCTTCACGGCCGACCCCAAGGAGGGCATGGCCGCGGGCACCATCACCTTCAGCCGCTGGGCGGACGTGGGCGCCGAGGCGCTGGTGAAGGTCTCACTGGCGGACGACGCCGGCACGCTGCGCGGAGAGCTGCGCCTGTACAACGTGGGCACCGGCCGCGAGGACCTCAAGGTGACCAAGGACGCGCCGGTGAAGAACCCGTCGCTCCTGGCCCACCGGCTGGCGGACGCGCTCTACCGGCACTTCACCCGCGAGCCCAGCCCCTTCCTGTCGCGCATCGCCTATGTGAAGAAGGCGGGCAACAACCGCGACATCGCCGTGGCGGACTGGGATGGCGGCAACGCCGTGACGCTCACCAAGGGCGGCATCAACATCCTGCCCTCGCTGAGCCAGGACGGCGCGCAGGTGGCCTATACGTCGTACCGCAAGAACCGGCCGGACCTCTGGGTGCAGCGCCCGGGTGGCGATGCGCGCATGGTGGTCTCCGACGGGCAGATGATCACCGGCGGCGCGTTCTCCCCGGACGGCAAGCGCCTGGCGTACTCGCAGGCCGACGGCGAGAGCGCGCAAATCTACGTGGCCAACGCGGACGGCTCGGGCGCCAAGGCCGTCACCGACACGCCCTATGGCCTGAACACCAGCCCCACCTGGTCTCCCGATGGCAAGCGCATCGCCTTCGTGTCCAACCGCGGTGGCAGCCCGCAAATCTACATCATGGGCGCGGACGGCTCCGGCGTGCGGCGGCTCACCTTCCAGGGCAACTACAACCAGACGCCGGACTGGTCTCCGCGCGGCGACCTCATCGTCTTCACCGCGCGCGACGAGCGCAACGCGTTCGACCTGTTCACCATCCACGTCGAGACAGGCAAGGTGACGCGCCTGACGCAGGACCAGGGCAACAACGAGGAGCCCGCGTTCTCCCCCAACGGCCGGCTGGTGCTCTTCTCCTCCACGCGCGCGGGCGGCACGCAGCTGTTCGTGATGACGGCGGACGGCAACAACCAGCTCCCCCTGCGGGCGGAGAAGGGCACGCTGTTGACGCCCGACTGGGCGCCGCTCGCGGACAGCCAGCCGTAGGACTCGCGGAGCGTTGACAGGGGGCGCGTGCTCGGGTCCAGTTCCCGCGCATGAGCGCCCCCCTTCGTTCCCACTGGGGATTGGACCCCCAGGTCCGCTTCCTCAATCACGGCTCCTACGGTGCGTGCCCCACCGCCGTGCTCCAGAAGCAGTCGGAGCTGCGCGCGCGGATGGAGGCGGAGCCCGTCCGCTTCCTGCACCGTGAAATCGAGCCCCTGCTGGACGAGGCCCGCGGCGTGCTCGCGGACTTCCTCGACGCGGACACCGAGGACGTGTCCTTCGTCACCAACGCCACCCACGGCGTCACCACGGTGCTGCGCTCGCTGCGCTTCCAGCCCGGCGACGAGCTGCTCACCACGGACCACGAATACAACGCGAGCCGCAACGCGCTGGACTTCGTCGCCGAGCACGGTGGAGCCAAGGTGGTGGTCGCGAAGCTGCCGTGGCCGGTGACGTCCGCGCAGGCCATCGTGGACACGGTGCTCGCGCACGTGACGCCGCGCACGCGGCTGTTCCTCGTGGACCATGTCTCCAGCCAGACGGCGCTGGTGATGCCGCTCTCGAAGCTCGTCTC belongs to Myxococcus fulvus and includes:
- the tolR gene encoding protein TolR, giving the protein MGMGGGNRGGGRTTMSEINVTPMVDVMLVLLIIFMVTAPLIQQGVKVNLPETKAAPVEATEKKVVLSIDAGKKVYIGDAEVPLEELEAKLAANAKVQADKEVFLHADRDVPYGTVVEVMAAAQRAGINNVGMITDPSTGAKTSNTQSTSKKPKEAKR
- a CDS encoding LpqB family beta-propeller domain-containing protein, which produces MKALLLSLLLVPLAAFAQTPTIEISGANFRPLPVAVAAPLTQNEGAKGTANAFDTAFTFDLTASGILQVLDRKSFTADPKEGMAAGTITFSRWADVGAEALVKVSLADDAGTLRGELRLYNVGTGREDLKVTKDAPVKNPSLLAHRLADALYRHFTREPSPFLSRIAYVKKAGNNRDIAVADWDGGNAVTLTKGGINILPSLSQDGAQVAYTSYRKNRPDLWVQRPGGDARMVVSDGQMITGGAFSPDGKRLAYSQADGESAQIYVANADGSGAKAVTDTPYGLNTSPTWSPDGKRIAFVSNRGGSPQIYIMGADGSGVRRLTFQGNYNQTPDWSPRGDLIVFTARDERNAFDLFTIHVETGKVTRLTQDQGNNEEPAFSPNGRLVLFSSTRAGGTQLFVMTADGNNQLPLRAEKGTLLTPDWAPLADSQP
- a CDS encoding TonB family protein, with translation MHSAVSHSLLLSKSSRVSPFVIASVVGHVALLLAGMLYAHLNAGPKVDLTAQPIRATLVRQGKPRDSKLLPRKEALPPPPKQVNAPKPAPEAPPAPSSAAVAVPIPGVKPEPSSAPKPTPVKGEKDGEDRRKRLFGAFDKTAKASEEEPEGAEDGDPDGDSATAEGERYFGLLQAQVRRNYSVADTIPESERLHLKALVALRLGRAGEVLDVSLTKPSGNDLFDSAVVAAVRKASPFSPPPDHLRDALQKNGVNLMFNAL